A stretch of Capricornis sumatraensis isolate serow.1 chromosome 10, serow.2, whole genome shotgun sequence DNA encodes these proteins:
- the SLC22A13 gene encoding LOW QUALITY PROTEIN: solute carrier family 22 member 13 (The sequence of the model RefSeq protein was modified relative to this genomic sequence to represent the inferred CDS: inserted 4 bases in 3 codons; substituted 3 bases at 3 genomic stop codons) — MKMHVLAVLLKGKALTVAPFAQVLAELGSFGHFQVQLLILLSVPSFLTAFYTFTQVFMVLDEAHYCSVTCVRNQTLNLSAAEQLALGLPLDAAGSPEPCLMFQLPPXGASLEYVLSHSFSETQLCEAGWVYPEGRPLSVENEFNMVYGRKHLKETSVYVAGLLTGVLTFGPLCDWIGHKAPLLVPLLLFAILGMRTAFMPSFELYMVLCFSVATVVPGYTFSNATLLTEWVGPSSRIQAVVLAQCAFSLGQMALGRTCLQDIWNWRLFQIAGTAPVFLPFCFWAVPESALWLLTWGRGEEAKQLIQKVALINRHKVSSQLLSQLAPEKTSPAGNALDLFQHPXLRKETLILLYIWXVDSLMFYGLGLKVGHFGLNIYLTQLIFGAVEVPACCCSXFIMEWMGRRXSQSGTLVLDGLTCITIIFIPADLPVVVTVLALVGKFALAAGFTIFYVGSAELLLTVIRQTGMALVDIFSRIRGILMPLMILLGEHHVSLLMLIYGSLPIGAGLLXARLTETRGQTLKDTVDDLEQES; from the exons ATGAAGATGCACGTGTTAGCTGTGCTGCTGAAGGGAAAGGCAT TGACCGTGGCTCCCTTTGCCCAGGTCTTGGCTGAACTGGGCAGCTTTGGTCACTTCCAGGTGCAGCTGCTGATACTGCTGAGTGTGCCCAGCTTCCTGACCGCCTTCTACACGTTCACCCAGGTCTTCATGGTCCTGGACGAGGCCCACTATTGTTCAGTGACCTGTGTCAGGAACCAGACTCTGAACCTGAGCGCGGCTGAGCAGCTGGCCCTGGGCTTGCCCCTGGATGCTGCAGGCAGTCCCGAGCCCTGCCTCATGTTCCAGTTGCCCC ATGGTGCCAGCCTGGAGTACGTCCTCAGCCACAGCTTCAGTGAGACACAGCTTTGCGAGGCGGGCTGGGTCTATCCCGAAGGCAGGCCCTTGTCCGTAGAGAATGAG TTTAACATGGTCTATGGTCGGAAGCATCTGAAGGAAACCTCAGTGTATGTGGCTGGGCTCCTCACTGGGGTGCTCACCTTCGGGCCCCTCTGCGACTG gattGGCCACAAGGCCCCTCTCCTGGTGCCGCTGCTCCTCTTCGCCATCCTCGGCATGAGGACAGCCTTCATGCCCAGCTTTGAGCTCTACATGGTCCTGTGCTTTTCTGTGGCCACAGTCGTCCCTGGATATACCTTCAGCAATGCCACCCTAC TTACAGAGTGGGTGGGGCCCTCGTCGAGGATCCAGGCTGTGGTCCTGGCACAGTGTGCCTTCTCCCTGGGGCAGATGGCTCTTGGCAGGACTTGCCTGCAAGACATCTGGAACTGGAGACTCTTCCAGATTGCTGGCACAGCACCTGTCTTTCTGCCCTTCTGCTTCTG GGCCGTGCCAGAATCTGCACTGTGGCTCCttacctgggggaggggagaggaggccaAACAATTGATCCAGAAAGTGGCCTTGATCAACAGGCACAAAGTCTCCtcccagctcctgagccag CTGGCCCCAGAGAAGACCAGCCCTGCAGGGAATGCCCTAGATCTGTTCCAACACCCCTAGCTCCGTAAGGAGACCCTGATTCTCTTGTACATCTGGTGAGTGGACTC actgatgttctatGGCCTGGGCCTCAAGGTGGGGCACTTTGGCCTGAACATCTACCTGACACAGTTAATCTTCGGAGCAGTCGAGGTGCCTGCCTGCTGCTGCA ATTTTATAATGGAATGGATGGGCCGCAGGTAGAGTCAGTCAGGGACCCTGGTTCTGGATGGCCTCACGTGTATCACCATCATCTTCATCCCAG CAGATCTGCCTGTGGTGGTCACTGTGCTGGCTCTGGTGGGGAAGTTTGCCTTGGCAGCTGGATTTACCATCTTCTATGTGGGCTCTGCTGAGCTCCTCCTCACTGTCATCAG GCAGACAGGCATGGCGCTGGTGGACATCTTTTCAAGGATCAGGGGCATCCTCATGCCACTCATGATCCTGCTGGGCGAGCATCACGTGTCCCTCCTCATGCTCATCTATGGCAGCCTCCCCATCGGGGCCGGCTTACT GGCCCGGCTGACAGAGACACGTGGCCAGACCCTGAAGGACACTGTCGACGACCTGGAGCAAGAATCCTGA